One genomic window of Pseudoxanthomonas sp. includes the following:
- a CDS encoding tetratricopeptide repeat protein, whose protein sequence is MSVLASLLLATALATTPTPAAPSAPSPPPAADTLMDIPPELHHLLLQRVVRRSQSEPERLQRLVTLMFDPEGLALQYGASDTHSVAESYATRRINCLSFTLMFVALARDVGLDARAQEVAGVVSWYEKDGMAYSNGHVNARIRMDGRLITVDLDSSIQMDRRGPRMIPDKRLFAHYYNNRAAELMADGRNDEARGYFQASLRSDPQLADTWNNLGLLDARTGALTAAAGDYDRALALEPQHIAALGNALNLFRRLGDEVHAGMLLARLQQVHARDPFYQYTLGIEAERSGRYAEAARHYANAIKLYPDAHQFHFGLARAAFLSGDLALADRELRTARSLGPPDEQQRYQAKLDGLRRLSGQTASIQP, encoded by the coding sequence ATGTCCGTGCTGGCCTCGCTCCTGCTCGCCACTGCGTTGGCCACTACGCCGACGCCTGCCGCCCCCTCCGCGCCTTCGCCACCGCCCGCCGCGGACACGCTGATGGACATCCCGCCCGAACTGCACCACCTGCTGCTGCAGCGCGTGGTGCGACGCAGCCAGTCCGAACCGGAGCGCCTGCAACGGCTGGTGACGCTGATGTTCGATCCCGAGGGCCTGGCCCTGCAATACGGCGCCAGCGACACCCACAGCGTGGCCGAAAGCTATGCAACACGACGCATCAACTGCCTGTCGTTCACCCTGATGTTCGTCGCCCTGGCGCGCGATGTCGGCCTGGACGCACGCGCGCAGGAAGTTGCCGGCGTGGTCAGCTGGTACGAGAAGGACGGCATGGCCTACAGCAACGGCCATGTCAACGCGCGGATCCGGATGGACGGGCGCCTGATCACCGTCGACCTGGATAGCAGCATCCAGATGGATCGGCGCGGGCCACGCATGATTCCCGACAAGCGCCTGTTCGCGCATTACTACAACAACCGTGCAGCCGAACTGATGGCCGACGGTCGCAACGACGAGGCCCGCGGGTACTTCCAGGCATCGTTGCGCAGCGACCCGCAGCTGGCCGATACCTGGAACAACCTGGGCCTGCTGGACGCACGCACCGGTGCACTGACCGCCGCCGCGGGCGATTACGACCGCGCGCTGGCGCTGGAACCGCAACACATCGCCGCCCTCGGCAACGCCCTCAACCTGTTCCGCCGGCTGGGCGACGAGGTGCACGCGGGGATGCTGCTGGCCAGGCTGCAGCAAGTACACGCGCGCGATCCGTTCTACCAGTACACGCTCGGCATCGAGGCCGAACGCAGCGGGCGCTACGCGGAGGCCGCGCGCCATTACGCCAACGCCATCAAGCTGTATCCGGATGCGCACCAGTTCCACTTCGGGCTGGCCCGCGCGGCCTTCCTGTCGGGCGACCTCGCCCTGGCAGACCGTGAGCTGCGCACCGCCCGCAGCCTCGGCCCACCCGACGAGCAGCAGCGCTACCAGGCCAAGCTCGATGGCCTACGCCGCCTGTCCGGGCAGACCGCGAGCATCCAGCCCTGA
- the lepB gene encoding signal peptidase I, with protein sequence MSSASKPAADTARQPGWRQELPRLALLLVLLFVARSSFANHYVVPSGSMQHSLEIGDRVVVDMRAYGLRLPITDTVLWPTGTPQRGDVAVFDSPLDGTRLIKRVAAVGGDHVRLRGGRLWINGRALAGLDGLEEHFQHGHSQLDLDAGGGPDIDGLVVPAGQVLMLGDHRGDSADGRYFGLVPAQSLYGRATAVYWRSGEGLTWDRL encoded by the coding sequence ATGTCCAGTGCATCCAAACCCGCCGCGGATACCGCACGCCAGCCCGGCTGGCGCCAGGAACTGCCGCGGCTGGCCTTGTTGCTGGTGCTGCTGTTCGTGGCGCGCTCGTCCTTCGCCAACCACTACGTCGTGCCGTCCGGCTCGATGCAGCACAGCCTGGAGATCGGCGACCGGGTGGTGGTGGACATGCGTGCCTACGGCCTGCGCCTGCCGATCACCGACACGGTGCTGTGGCCGACCGGTACGCCGCAGCGTGGCGATGTGGCGGTGTTCGATTCACCGCTCGACGGCACGCGACTGATCAAGCGCGTGGCGGCGGTGGGCGGCGACCATGTCCGGTTGCGTGGTGGCCGGTTGTGGATCAACGGCCGGGCGCTGGCGGGGCTGGATGGCCTGGAAGAACACTTCCAGCATGGCCACTCGCAGCTGGACCTGGATGCCGGAGGTGGCCCGGACATCGATGGGCTGGTCGTCCCGGCCGGGCAGGTGCTGATGCTGGGCGACCATCGTGGCGACAGCGCAGACGGGCGCTATTTCGGCCTGGTTCCGGCGCAGTCGCTTTATGGCCGGGCCACGGCGGTGTACTGGCGCAGCGGCGAAGGGCTGACCTGGGACCGGTTGTAG
- a CDS encoding DUF2782 domain-containing protein → MKALTLLTPLLLACTLLMSGCASMRNEGDSTRAVSEMDLDNPDVAVRTADNGDVIQEFRVAGALRMVKITPTRGPAYYLYDDNGDGKLDHSSSPNKGDISPVYWKLYGW, encoded by the coding sequence ATGAAAGCCCTGACCTTACTGACCCCGTTGCTGCTGGCCTGCACGCTGCTGATGTCGGGCTGCGCGTCGATGCGCAACGAAGGCGACTCGACCCGTGCGGTCAGTGAAATGGACCTGGACAATCCCGACGTGGCCGTGCGGACCGCCGACAACGGCGATGTGATCCAGGAGTTCCGCGTCGCCGGCGCGTTGCGCATGGTCAAGATCACGCCGACCCGCGGCCCGGCCTATTACCTGTATGACGACAACGGCGACGGCAAGCTGGACCACAGCAGCTCCCCGAACAAGGGCGACATCTCGCCGGTCTACTGGAAGCTCTACGGCTGGTAA